The Paenibacillus spongiae nucleotide sequence AATGAACAATCTCGCAGCCTTCACACGAATAACCGTTGTCGCGGGTTAGAATAACGTTAAGACGTTTGGGGAGAGGCCGGCCCAGCGATTCGAAAGTCTTGCGCCCCATCAGTACGGTCTTCCCCGTTGTGGAACGGCGAAAATGCGCCATCTCGGACGGCAGATGCCACAGCATCCGATTGTCTTGTCCGATCGCCCGGTTGCTGGCCATCGCGGCTATTAACGTGATAGACATGCGGCATTCTCCTCTCTAAATGGCGACTTCCGCTTTAATCGTCGGATGATGCTCATAATTTATAATCTCAAAGTCATCATATACATAATCAAATATAGAGTCCGGCTTCCGTTTAATCAGAAGCTGCGGCAGCGGATAAGGCTCGCGTGTCAACTGCTCCCTCACTTGGTCGATATGATTGCTGTATATATGCACATCGCCGCCGGAATATATAAACTCACCCACACCGAGATCGCATTGCTGGGCTATCATGTGCGTAAGAAGGGCATACTGCGCGATATTGAACGGCAGTCCCAGGAACGTATCGGAGGAACGCATCGTCAGCATACAAGAGAGCTTCCCGTTTACCACATAGAATTGAAAGACAAAGTGGCACGGAGGCAGCTTCATATTGTCAATTTCCGCGACATTCCAAGCACTGACGATATGACGGCGGGAATCCGGATTCCGTTTGATAGAGGCTACGACCTCGGCGATCTGATCGATCTTGCGGCCGTCCGGCGCTTCCCATGCCCGCCATTGCGAGCCGTAGACAGGTCCCAGCTCTCCGTTCTCGTCCGCCCATTCGTTCCAGATACGAACGCCGTTTTCCTGCAAATAGCCGACGTTGGTATCGCCTTTGAGAAACCAAAGCAGCTCATGGATGATGGATTTGACATGCATCCGCTTTGTCGTTACAAGCGGGAACCCTTCATTTAAATCATAGCGGAGCTGACGTCCGAAAACCGATAACGTACCCGTTCCTGTCCGGTCTTCTTTCAGCGCTCCATTATCCAGTACGTCCTTCAGCAGGTCCAAATACGATTTCAAGCCAAAGCTCCTCTCCAAAAAAACTTATAACTATCATATCACTTTTTTAATCCTTCTGTCTGTCCCGTTTTCGCTGCTTACGCTGCTCGTATCGTTTGGGAGCCGAAGCATGGAGCGACTTTTCCTCATCCGTCTCCGGTAGAATGTCGGGCACTCTCGTCGGCTTCCCGGAAGGATCAAGGCCTACGAAAGTGAAGAAGGCGGTTACGACGGTTGTTCTCTCGCCCGTATATACATGCTCGGTCTGCACCTTTACATAGACTTCCATGGAGCTGTTATGGCTCCATGCCACGAAAGCGACGATCTCTATCACATCGCCGACCCGGATCGGCCCGATAAAATCAATGCTGTCCGTCGATGCCGTTACGACAGGTATCCGGGCATGCCTCATGCTTGCGATCGCCGCCGTCTTATCCATGTATTCCATTACCTTGCCGCCGAACATCGTCCCGTGGAAGTTGGCATCCTCCGGAAAAATCAACTGTGTCATCGTTGTACGCGATTCGCTTGCCGGTTTGGCGAGTACCGTCATATTACCCGCTCCCTCCTTCAACTCTGTCTCGTGAAAGCCGTCTTCTCGTTCAAACGCCGGTCCCATCCCGAATTACAAAAAGAGGCCCGAGCGCTGAATCCAGCGTCGTGCCTCTGACTGAACGTTATGTGCTGCGCCTGCTTACTTACCGATCGCGTGGATCGGATGTCCAAGCGCCATCTCGGCTGCATCGAGAACGATCTCGCCCAGCGTTGGATGCGCGTGAATCGTCAGCGCCAAATCTTCAAGCGTAGCGCCCATCTCGATCGCAAGTCCGAGCTCGGCAATCATGTTGGAAGCTTCGATGCCTGCGATTTGCGCCCCGAGTACAAGACCGGAATCCGCATCGGCAACCAGCTTGACGAAGCCTTCCTTGACGCCCAGCGACAAGGCGCGTCCATTGATGTTGAACGGGAACTTGCCAACCTTGACATTGTGGCCTTTCTCTTTCGCTTCCTTCTCGGTGTAGCCGACGCTCGACAGCTCTGGGTCGGAGAATACGACGAGCGGAATGCACTTGTAATCGATTTTGCTCGGTTGTCCTGCAATCGCTTCTGCTGCAACGCGGCCTTCATACATCGCTTTGTGAGCGAGTGCAGGTCCTGCGATGATATCGCCGATTGCATAGATATGAGGAACGCTCGTCTGGCATTGCTCGTTAACCTCGATCAAGCCGCGGTCGGTCATTTTTACATTGATGAGATCAAGACCAAGCTCGCCATCCGTGTTCGGACGGCGTCCGACTGTCACGAGCAGATAGTCAGCCGTTACTTGCTTGTCTTCGCCGTTAACGGTATAGGTCACGGTTACGTCTTTATCCGTTTGCTCGGCGCTCTTCGCTTGCGCGCCGGTTACGATTTCGGCGCCCACGCCTTTGAGCTTCTTCGCAACAAGGGACGACATATCCGTGTCGAAGCCAGGCAGGATCGCATCCGAGCCTTCGATTACGGTTACCTTCGTGCCGAAACGAGCGTACATTTGGCCGAGCTCCACGCCGATATATCCGCCGCCGATAACGACCAGGCTCTTCGGAATTTCCGGAATGGACAGCGCTTCGGTCGAAGATACGATGCGTCCGCCGTAAGGGAATGCCTTCAGCTCGATCGGACGGGAGCCCGTTGCGATGATACAATTCTTGAAGCGGTAACGCGGCGCTTCCTGTTCATTGAATACGCGAGCTTCGTTCTCGTTAATGAACATGACTTCGCCGTTGAAGTATTGGATCTTGTTCGCTTTGAGCAGCGAAGCTACGCCGCCGGTCAGCTTCTTGACAACGCCGTTCTTGAAATCCTGCACCTTGTTCCAATCGACTTTCACGTCGGATGCCGTAATTCCGAAAGAATCGGCATGGCTGATCGACTCATATTGGTGAGAAGCCGAGATCAGCGCTTTGGAAGGGATACAGCCTACATTCAAGCATACGCCGCCAACATATTGTTTATCCACGACAAGTACATTCTGCCCGAGCTGGGCGGCACGAATGGCCGCCACATATCCGCCGGGTCCTGCACCAATGACTAGAGTGTCAATGTCCAGTGAAGCATCTCCTACTACCATTGGTTATACCTCCATGATGAACAGCTCTGGTTGTGCCAACAGCTGTTTGATTTGATTCAAGAAATTTTGCGCCGTTGCGCCGTCGATGAGACGATGGTCAAAGCTAAGCGACAGAGCCATTACAGGTGCTGCGACGATTTCGCCGTTGCGGACGATCGGCTTCTCTGTAATGCGTCCGGTGCCAAGAATCGCCACTTCCGGGAAATTAATGACCGGCGTAAAGAACATGCCGCCTGCAGATCCGATATTGGTAATCGAAATCGTGCTGCCTCTCATCTCGTTCGCGGACAATTTACCCTCGCGGCCGCGCGTAGCCAAATCGCGGATGCTGTCCGCTACCATATAGATGTTCTTGCGGTCGGCATCCTCAATGACCGGAACGATCAAGCCGTTATCCGTGTCGGTTGCGATCCCGATATTGTAGTATTTACGCAAGACGATATCTTGATTAGCCTCATCAAGCGTAGCGTTCATAATTGGGAACTGGCGGCAAGCAGCTACCAGAGCCTTCACGATAAACGGCAGATAAGTCAGCTTAACGCCCTTCTTCTCGGCATGCGGCTTGTATTTGGCACGCAGTGCAACGAGCTCGGTAACGTCAACCTCGTCCATCAGGGTAACGTGCGGAGCCGTGTAAACCGACTTCGACATCGCATTGGCGATGACTTTACGAATACCTTTGAAAGGAACGCGCTCCTCAGGACGGTAGGCCGTGCCGGAAGCCACTGGGGCTGCCTTCGTCTCATTATTGCCTTCTGCCGGTGCAGCAGCATTCTGTTCATTCACCGCTTCAGGCTGCGAAACAGCCGCGGCAGCGCCGCCGCCAGCTGCGAATCCATCGATGTCATCGCGCGTAATGCGTCCGTTCTTGCCCGTACCTTTGACGCCAGACAAGTCAACGCCCTTCTCGCGGCCGTATTTGCGAACGCTTGGCGTTGCAAGTACAGGATTTCCTTCTGCTTTCGCCGCGTCCGAGCTTGGCGCGCTCTCCGGCGCTTTCGCCTCCGGTGCGCCGCCCTGGATCTCCGCTCCGCCTTGCGCAGCGGCCTTCTCTTCCGATGCTACAGTAGTTTCTTGCTCGGGCAGGTCGCCTTCCGCTTCAATAATGGCCACCAAATCACCGACATGGCACACTTGTCCGTCTTTCGCGAACACTTCGAGCACTTTGCCGTTAACCGGACAAGGAACCTCTACAATGGCTTTGTCGTTCTGTACTTCCATAATAATATCGTCATCCGTTACGCTGTCTCCCGGCTTGATAAGCATCTTGACGATTTCGCCTTCGTGCAGCCCTTCGCCAAGCTCCGGAAATTTATATTCAAATTTAGCCACCTACGCTACCTCCTCATTCTTCGCAAGCAACGCCTACGTTCATGCACCGCATCGTAACAAGCAGATTTTAGTAATTAAAATTCCCGGACTTTATTAACTGCCGCGATAATACGGGCTGGTGTAGGAAGCCATTGATCCTCGATTTGCGCGAACGGATACACCGTATCCGGACCGGCCACGCGAAGCACGGGAGCTTCCAGGTGAAGGATCGCCTTCTCGTTGATTTGAGTAATGACTTCTGCCGCAGCGCCGGATGTTTTCTGCGCCTCTTGGACAACGATTGCCCGGTTCGTCTTCTGAATGGAAGCTACGATCGTATCGATATCAAGCGGCATCAGGGTGCGCAGATCGATAACTTCCGCTTTAACGCCCTGCTTCTCCAGCTCTTCAGCCGCTTTAACAGCCGTATGAACCATCATGCCGTAAGCGATGATCGTCACATCGGAGCCTTCGCGAACGACATTCGCTTTGCCGATCGGAACGGTGTATTCACCTTCCGGAACTTCTGCGCGGAAAGCACGATAGAGATTAAGATGCTCCATGAAGAATACCGGATCGTTATCGCGAATAGCGGAGATCATCAGGCCTTTAGCATCGTAAGGGTTCGAAGGCACGATAACCTTCATGCCCGGCGTCTGAAGGGCAAGCCCTTCGAGCGAGTCGGTATGAAGCTCGGCTGCTTTGACCCCGCCGCCGAACGGCGTACGGAATACGATCGGTGAGTTATAACGTCCGCCTGAACGGTAACGCATCCGTGCAGCCTGGACGAACATTTGGTCAAGCGCTTCATAGATAAAACCTACAAATTGAATTTCTGCAATCGGACGGAAGCCTTGAATGCCCATGCCTACTGCCATACCGGCAATCGCGGATTCCGCAAGCGGCGTGTCGAATACGCGATCTTCGCCAAATTCCTCCTGCAGACCTTCGGTAACGCGGAATACACCGCCGACTTTCCCCACGTCTTCGCCGAAGGCGACAACGTTCGAATCGCGTTTCAATTCGACGCGCATCGCGTCGCGGATCGCTTCCAACATATTCATTTGTGCCATGTTCGTTGGTTCCTCCTGAAAGTTTTGTGAAGGCATGCAACCCCGATACATAACCGCAGCAGCCTCGAAGCACATGCCATGTTTTTGTGAAGCCAAGCTTCTTGGACGATTATCCGGGCACCCATTCGCTTCAAAAGATCAGCAGCAAGAATCGAAAAACAAGCCGATCTCCTGGACGAAATGAAAACCTAATTTGCCGCTGAGAAGCATCCCTGCGTCATGATTTATTTGAAATCGTCTTTTTGCTCTTCGAGATACTGCGGCGTCGTTTCGAACATGGAGTCGATCAGACCCGCGACCGTCATTTTCTCTGTTGCTTCCGCTTTCTTGATATGCTCGTTTACCGTAGCCTTCGCTTCTTCCTTCACGCGTGCCGTATCTTCCTCGGTCCACAAGCCCTTCTTCTCCAGGAACTTGCCGAAGCGGGTAACCGGATCCTTGAGCGCCCATTCGTTCTCTTCGTCCTTGGTCCGGTATTTGGTCGCATCGTCAGCCATGGAATGCGGACGGAAACGGTACGTAAGCAGCTCGATCAGCGTTGCGCCTTCGCCGTTGCGTCCGCGTTCAGCCGCTTCGGATACTGCTTTGTACACGGCAAGAACGTCCATGCCGTCGACCTGTACGCCTTTGATTCCGGCTGCTACAGCTTTGTGCGCGATCGAAAGTGCTGCCGTTTGTTTCTCAAATGGCGTAGTAATGGCATATCCGTTGTTCTGGACAGCATATATAACAGGCAGTTTGTACACGCCTGCAAAGTTCAAGCCTTCGTAGAAATCGCCTTCGGAAGAACCGCCATCGCCTGTATATGTGATTGCGACGCGTTTCTCGCCGCGTTTCTTGAACGCCATTGCAACGCCCGTGGCGTGCAAAATTTGAGCGCCGATAATAATTTGCGGCATCAATACATGGACGTCTTCAGGAATTTGGCCGCCATGCTGATGGCCGCGGGAATACAGGAATGCCTGGTAAAGCGGCAGTCCATGCCAAACGATCTGCGGCATGTCGCGGTAGCCCGGGCAGACGAAATCATCCTTGTTCAGGGCATACTCGCTGCCGATCATCGATGCTTCCTGGCCGGATACCGGCGCGTAGAAGCCAAGTCGGCCTTGACGGCCCAAATTGACTGCGCGTTCATCCCATGCGCGGGTAAATACCATGCGGTACATGATTTCTTTCAACTGCTCATCCGACAAATTCGGCATTAAATCCGGGTTAACGACATCACCTTCTGGCGACAGAACAGTAAGCGGCAGAACCGGTTCTGTCTGTACTTCGTAAGGAAGCTTGCTCATCTACGTTCACCTCAGTTAAATATTTGAAAGTGCGAGTGTCTCTGTTATAGAATGATTATAACCCTGTTTAACCGAAATGGTCAAAGTATAAAATAGTCAAAACCTTTGATTTTTCACTGTTTTCACGAATCTGATGCTTTAATTGTATATGTAACAGTACTGTTTTTTCACTAGTACAGAATAGTACAAAGACACGGATTCGACAATAACGGCAGTTGTTTCCTTCCTTTTGTTTACCCTTATCCGCAGAAAAGCATTCAACACCGAGAGGAGAAAATTTTAATGACGGATCAACGATATTTGAAAAGAACGATTGTCAAAGATACGGCAGCCAGCCGGATTCTACCCGAACAAGAGCGCGAGCTTCGCATTTTTTTGCCGCCGGGCTATAATGAGGTGCTCAGTTACCCCGTTCTTTTCTGTCAGGACGGCGAAGATTTTTTCAATTTCGGACGGGTTGCGACCATTGCGAATCAGCTCATCCTCGACGAAGGCATGGAGCCGTTCATTATCGTCGGAGTCGATGTGGACAAGAAGAAGCGCACATCGGAGTACGCTCCCGACGGAGAGCTTCACGACGGCTATGTCACCTTCTTCGCCGAAGAGCTGCTTCCATATATTGAATCGCGTTATCCGGTTAGACGCGACCCTCAACATCGGGTGCTGGCCGGCGATTCGCTAGGCGGTACGGTATCGCTTCATATTGCGCTGCGCTACCCGCATCTATTCAACAAAATCATCTCGCTATCCGGAGCCTTCTACCCCGCTTCTCAAGAAATTGCCGCCCGAAGCGGCCTTATGGATCATATGAGCCTGTTTATGATCGTCGGGCTGCAGGAAACCGCCTTCGAAACCGACAGCGGCACCTATGATTTCGTTGCGCTCAACCGGGCGATGAAGCAAATTCTAAAAGAGAAAGGCGCTGCCATCCTGTACAGCGAGCATGAAGGCAAGCATGTATGGGGCTTCTGGCAGAAGCATATCCCTTCGGCATTGAAAGCTTTTTTCTAACAACGGAACTCACGCTTACGCGAAGACCGCTGCAGCGGGCAGGCAGATAGCCTGACGCTGGCAGCGGTCTTCTTTTAACCTTATTATGAACGTGCAGGTTCAGCCTCTTGTAGCTGCTCCGCTATCTTCTCCAAAAGCCGGGCGCAGCCTTGCGACACCAGCTCGTAAACCTCTTCGAAATTTCCGGTATAATAAGGATCCGGAACATCGGCCGTTTTGCGCTCCGGAAGCAGATCCATAAATTTAAACACCTTGTCGTGGCCGTCGCAGCGGCTGCCAAGCATTTGACGAACATCCCGTTCATTATTCGTGTCCATGCAAACGATATAATCGTAATCGTCGTAATCGTCCAAACGCACTTGTCTTGCCCGCATCCCTTCGTACGAAATCCCATGGCGGTCAAGCAAGCCCCTCGTTCCTTCATGCGGCACCTTGCCGAGATGCCAATCTCCCGTTCCGGCCGAATCGACTTTAATGACATCCTCCAGTCCGCGCGCCATTAATTCATGGCGAAATACCGCTTCTGCCATCGGTGAACGGCAAATGTTGCCCAGACATACGAATAATACCGAAATCATGAGTGGTCCCCTTTCTCTTCGTTGCTTTTCGCTGCCGCGGCCGTCTGCTGCTCTTCGGAATGGACCGATTGCGCAAGCGCATATTTCAGCGATCGTCTCGGCAATCTCCATTTGTAATGAACCGACAGCATTCTGCACGCAATGACGATACCGAATAGTATCAGCAGCTCCATTGGTGTTTTAAACCATCCAAGTCCGATCGCAGCACCTGCAGCCATCGCCCACACCGCATAGATTTCATCGCGCAGCACAAGCGGTTTTCTTCCGGCCAAGACGTCGCGGATCATGCCCCCGCCAATACCGGTCAGCATCGCCGCAACAATGACGGCGCTAAGCGGATGCTTCCCTGTTGCATACAGCGCGCCTTGAATCGCGAAGGCCGACAACCCGATAGCATCGAAGAACGCTTCGCTCCGACGCCAATGCTTGATCCAGCTAACCGGCAAAATAAAGGCGATCGTCATCGCCGCAACGGCGGTCTTAAGCAGCATTCCTTGCGCCCACAAGGTCGTAACGGGTACGCCGATCAGCAGATTGCGGATAACGCCGCCGCCAAAGGCAGTGGCAAGGCCAAGCACATAAACGCCAAGAATGTCGTATTCTTCCTCCATCGCTACAATCGCACCGCTCACTGCAAAAGCAATCGTGCCGATAACGCTGAAGATCGTAAACACGTCCATATCCAATTGCCAGTTCAACTGATGCTGCCTCCGCCTGCTCATTCGATATCCGCCGCCCTTTGCTGCAGGTCATCGAACGGGTCCATAGTTTTTACCAATCTCATTTTAGCCATGAGCGGCGGATTTGCGCAAGAGTGCATTTTGCAAATAACGGACTGGCCTTTCGCCGATGTCCCGAGTATACTGACAAAAGCACGCTATGCAGAAAGGAACGAATGCATCATGAATGCAAGCCGCATACTCATATTTACCGGCGGCCGTCTGGGCCGGTGGGCGCTGGATCTCATCCGGGACGACGATTATCTGATCGGTGCGGATAGCGGCGCCTTGTTCCTCGTCCGGAACGGACGCCGTCCGAATATTTCCTTAGGCGATTTCGATTCGGTCACACCGCAGCAGCTGGCAGAGATCCGAGAAGCAAGCCTGGAGATGCAGGACTTCGATCCGGTTGACAAGGACTTCACCGATACCGAACTTGCCTTCCAGCTTGCAGTGTCCAAACAACCGGATGAGATCGTGCTGCTGGGAGCGCTTGGCACACGTTTCGATCATACCTTGGCCAACGTACATTTGCTTCGAACGGCTCATGGGCAGGGGATCCGCATGGCCATCATGGACGAGCATAATACGATCCGCGTGACCGCAAGCAAGCTATCTCTTCGGCGATCTCCGTTTCCATATATTTCACTTCTACCGCTTTCGGACGTTGTCCGCGGCATCACGTTGGATGGATTCCAATATCCTCTCCGCGAAGCCACGCTTGAAATCGGCCAATCGCTCGGCATCAGCAACGCGCTAGTCGGCGAGCAAGGGGTCGTCAGCATACGCGAAGGGCTGCTGCTTGTCATCGAGAGCCGGGATTGACTTAGCGCAAGCCGGATTCCGGGCGCGCTTAGCGCTCCGGTTCCTCCGGCGGCGTAACGATCTCAATCCCGGGCACATATTTGCGTCCCATCTGCTTTCTCGCTTTCCGGTTCGCTTTGCTCTCGAATACGATATCCAGGTCATAATCCTGTCCCGGGTACAGCTTCTCCGATCCGATATAGAGCGCCAGCCTTTTTCGGTTGAATTTTAATTTCTGCTTCTGTACCTGAACGATGACTTCTCCGCGTTCGTCAGCCGCTTTATAGACGATGCCGCTCCGCTTCAACGGATAGATCCAGACACAATCCCCTACTTGCAAGGGCCGTTTAGCCTCATTCGAATGATGACGGTCATCTTCAATGGCATTCTCCTCCGCTCCTTCGCCTTCCTTAGGATGGCGTTCCTTATCTTTCTTCACCGGCTTCGGTTTACTGCGAGATGATTTATCCTCTGCAGACTGCCATGCCGGAACGGATGTCGTCTCTACAGCCTGTTTCGTTCCGATCGCTGCCGCTCTCGCTTCCGCCCTCCGAATAACCCTTTCCGGCAGGCCAAACCGTCTCGCAATGGCAAACGCGTAGCTGTCCCCGGCCTCTCCGATCTCTAAGCGATACAAGGGGCGCAAGGTTTCCGCATCGAAGGCCATCCGCGCGTTGGTGCACGCTTCCGTTTCGGACGCGAACCGTTTGATCTCGTTAAAATGTGTCGTCGCCGCTACCAGCGATCCCCGGTTCAGCAGTTCCTCCAAGACGGCAATAGACAATGCGATGCCTTCACCAGGGTCAGTGCCGGCCGCCAGTTCGTCCAGCAGCAGCAGCGACCTGCCGTTCGCGGCATCCAGCATTTCCTTCAAGCTGGACATGTGAGCCGAGAAGGTGCTGAGCGATTGCTCGATGCTTTGTCCGTCGCCGACATCCGCCAGCACATGCTGAAAGAGCCCGAGCTCGGTGCCCTTGCCGGCTGGAACGAGCAGTCCAGACTGAACCATCAAGGCAAATA carries:
- the thyA gene encoding thymidylate synthase, whose amino-acid sequence is MKSYLDLLKDVLDNGALKEDRTGTGTLSVFGRQLRYDLNEGFPLVTTKRMHVKSIIHELLWFLKGDTNVGYLQENGVRIWNEWADENGELGPVYGSQWRAWEAPDGRKIDQIAEVVASIKRNPDSRRHIVSAWNVAEIDNMKLPPCHFVFQFYVVNGKLSCMLTMRSSDTFLGLPFNIAQYALLTHMIAQQCDLGVGEFIYSGGDVHIYSNHIDQVREQLTREPYPLPQLLIKRKPDSIFDYVYDDFEIINYEHHPTIKAEVAI
- a CDS encoding acyl-CoA thioesterase, which codes for MTVLAKPASESRTTMTQLIFPEDANFHGTMFGGKVMEYMDKTAAIASMRHARIPVVTASTDSIDFIGPIRVGDVIEIVAFVAWSHNSSMEVYVKVQTEHVYTGERTTVVTAFFTFVGLDPSGKPTRVPDILPETDEEKSLHASAPKRYEQRKQRKRDRQKD
- the lpdA gene encoding dihydrolipoyl dehydrogenase gives rise to the protein MVVGDASLDIDTLVIGAGPGGYVAAIRAAQLGQNVLVVDKQYVGGVCLNVGCIPSKALISASHQYESISHADSFGITASDVKVDWNKVQDFKNGVVKKLTGGVASLLKANKIQYFNGEVMFINENEARVFNEQEAPRYRFKNCIIATGSRPIELKAFPYGGRIVSSTEALSIPEIPKSLVVIGGGYIGVELGQMYARFGTKVTVIEGSDAILPGFDTDMSSLVAKKLKGVGAEIVTGAQAKSAEQTDKDVTVTYTVNGEDKQVTADYLLVTVGRRPNTDGELGLDLINVKMTDRGLIEVNEQCQTSVPHIYAIGDIIAGPALAHKAMYEGRVAAEAIAGQPSKIDYKCIPLVVFSDPELSSVGYTEKEAKEKGHNVKVGKFPFNINGRALSLGVKEGFVKLVADADSGLVLGAQIAGIEASNMIAELGLAIEMGATLEDLALTIHAHPTLGEIVLDAAEMALGHPIHAIGK
- a CDS encoding dihydrolipoamide acetyltransferase family protein, whose product is MAKFEYKFPELGEGLHEGEIVKMLIKPGDSVTDDDIIMEVQNDKAIVEVPCPVNGKVLEVFAKDGQVCHVGDLVAIIEAEGDLPEQETTVASEEKAAAQGGAEIQGGAPEAKAPESAPSSDAAKAEGNPVLATPSVRKYGREKGVDLSGVKGTGKNGRITRDDIDGFAAGGGAAAAVSQPEAVNEQNAAAPAEGNNETKAAPVASGTAYRPEERVPFKGIRKVIANAMSKSVYTAPHVTLMDEVDVTELVALRAKYKPHAEKKGVKLTYLPFIVKALVAACRQFPIMNATLDEANQDIVLRKYYNIGIATDTDNGLIVPVIEDADRKNIYMVADSIRDLATRGREGKLSANEMRGSTISITNIGSAGGMFFTPVINFPEVAILGTGRITEKPIVRNGEIVAAPVMALSLSFDHRLIDGATAQNFLNQIKQLLAQPELFIMEV
- a CDS encoding alpha-ketoacid dehydrogenase subunit beta, with product MAQMNMLEAIRDAMRVELKRDSNVVAFGEDVGKVGGVFRVTEGLQEEFGEDRVFDTPLAESAIAGMAVGMGIQGFRPIAEIQFVGFIYEALDQMFVQAARMRYRSGGRYNSPIVFRTPFGGGVKAAELHTDSLEGLALQTPGMKVIVPSNPYDAKGLMISAIRDNDPVFFMEHLNLYRAFRAEVPEGEYTVPIGKANVVREGSDVTIIAYGMMVHTAVKAAEELEKQGVKAEVIDLRTLMPLDIDTIVASIQKTNRAIVVQEAQKTSGAAAEVITQINEKAILHLEAPVLRVAGPDTVYPFAQIEDQWLPTPARIIAAVNKVREF
- the pdhA gene encoding pyruvate dehydrogenase (acetyl-transferring) E1 component subunit alpha, which produces MSKLPYEVQTEPVLPLTVLSPEGDVVNPDLMPNLSDEQLKEIMYRMVFTRAWDERAVNLGRQGRLGFYAPVSGQEASMIGSEYALNKDDFVCPGYRDMPQIVWHGLPLYQAFLYSRGHQHGGQIPEDVHVLMPQIIIGAQILHATGVAMAFKKRGEKRVAITYTGDGGSSEGDFYEGLNFAGVYKLPVIYAVQNNGYAITTPFEKQTAALSIAHKAVAAGIKGVQVDGMDVLAVYKAVSEAAERGRNGEGATLIELLTYRFRPHSMADDATKYRTKDEENEWALKDPVTRFGKFLEKKGLWTEEDTARVKEEAKATVNEHIKKAEATEKMTVAGLIDSMFETTPQYLEEQKDDFK
- a CDS encoding alpha/beta hydrolase, which codes for MTDQRYLKRTIVKDTAASRILPEQERELRIFLPPGYNEVLSYPVLFCQDGEDFFNFGRVATIANQLILDEGMEPFIIVGVDVDKKKRTSEYAPDGELHDGYVTFFAEELLPYIESRYPVRRDPQHRVLAGDSLGGTVSLHIALRYPHLFNKIISLSGAFYPASQEIAARSGLMDHMSLFMIVGLQETAFETDSGTYDFVALNRAMKQILKEKGAAILYSEHEGKHVWGFWQKHIPSALKAFF
- a CDS encoding low molecular weight protein-tyrosine-phosphatase, with product MISVLFVCLGNICRSPMAEAVFRHELMARGLEDVIKVDSAGTGDWHLGKVPHEGTRGLLDRHGISYEGMRARQVRLDDYDDYDYIVCMDTNNERDVRQMLGSRCDGHDKVFKFMDLLPERKTADVPDPYYTGNFEEVYELVSQGCARLLEKIAEQLQEAEPARS
- a CDS encoding trimeric intracellular cation channel family protein yields the protein MDVFTIFSVIGTIAFAVSGAIVAMEEEYDILGVYVLGLATAFGGGVIRNLLIGVPVTTLWAQGMLLKTAVAAMTIAFILPVSWIKHWRRSEAFFDAIGLSAFAIQGALYATGKHPLSAVIVAAMLTGIGGGMIRDVLAGRKPLVLRDEIYAVWAMAAGAAIGLGWFKTPMELLILFGIVIACRMLSVHYKWRLPRRSLKYALAQSVHSEEQQTAAAAKSNEEKGDHS
- a CDS encoding thiamine diphosphokinase, which produces MNASRILIFTGGRLGRWALDLIRDDDYLIGADSGALFLVRNGRRPNISLGDFDSVTPQQLAEIREASLEMQDFDPVDKDFTDTELAFQLAVSKQPDEIVLLGALGTRFDHTLANVHLLRTAHGQGIRMAIMDEHNTIRVTASKLSLRRSPFPYISLLPLSDVVRGITLDGFQYPLREATLEIGQSLGISNALVGEQGVVSIREGLLLVIESRD